aaaattctgagagtgccttggactgcgagaagatccaaccagtctatcctccaggaaataaagcccgactgctcattggagggaaggatactagagacaaagttgaagtaccttggccacatcatgaggagacagcaaagcctagagaagacaattatgctggggaaagtggaaggtaaaaggaagaggggccaaccgagggcaagatggatggatggcatccttgaagtgactggactgaccttgaaggagctgggggtggtgacggccgacagggagctctggcgtgggctggtccatgaggtcacgaagagtcggagacaactgaacgaatgaacaacaacaacaaatcccagcaactacaactcccaaatgtcaaggtctattttccccaaactccactagtgttcacatttgggcatattgagtattcatgccaagtttggtccagatccatcattgtttgagtccacagtgctctctggatgttggtgaactacaactctcaaactcaaggtcaatgcctaccaaacccttccagtattttctgttggtcattggagttatgtgtgccaagtttggttcagttccatccttggtggagttcagaatgctatttgattgtaggtgaactataaatacccacaactacaactcccaaatgacaaaatcaataccctgcCCCTCCAACCCTACAGTAATCAAaattgggagtattgggtatctgtgcccaatttggtccagtaaatgaaaatacatcctgcatatcagacatttacattatgattcataacagtggcaaaattacagttgtgaagtagcaacaaaaataatgtgatggtttggggtcaccacaacatgaggaaccgtattcaggggtcgcggcattaggaaggctgggaAACAGTGAACTAGAGAATAACAACAGTATTCTTTAAGTCTCCACTGAGTTGCCATTATTACCTTAAAGTTcgggtatttttaccccgcccttctcaacccccgggggggggggggggggttgacggactcagggcggcttccagccagcacatattcaatgcctacaattaaacacaataaaatacacaacaaacagtacttataaataaataaaacattaagctaatacaataaaatctactagaAAAGAAGCCAGCTTGGTGGCCACCGTTTCGCCGCGTTCTGTAATTAGTGAGTCCATTCCACTTATCGTAATCTGTATCCAAAGCTCTTGTCATCCTTGTCCTCGTCAGTCTgctagattacccaaaggcctggtcccatatccatttttttaatttccttctaaaagagaggagggatgacgatgatctaatttccccagggagtgaattccacaggcggggggccaccactgagaaggccctgtccctcgtccgcaccagtctcatttgtgacaagggcggggccgagagcagggcctctccagaacaTCTTAAATTCCTaagcgggacgtagaaggagatacgtttggacaggtacgctgggccggagccgtatagggttttataggtcaagaccagcactttgaattgtgctctgaactagatcggcagccagtggagctgacatagcaggggggtggtatgctccctgcatgacaCTCCGCAGAGTAGTCTCGCtgtcgcccgttggactagttgaagtttctaaacagtcttcaaaggcagccccatgtagagcacattgcagtaatctattcggggtgtaacaagagcatgcaccactgtggccagatcagacttcccaacgtacgggtgcagctggcgcaaaagttttaattgtgtaaaagctCTCCTAGCCACCACTgggacctggggttccaggctcagcgatgagtccaggatcactcccaagcggCGAACTTGCATCTTCATATTAGAAGACTTTCCTAagtattcaaaccctggtcttcagaatcatagtccaacattcaaaccactgcaccacaatgACATAGAAGTACTAATGGGAAAAGCAGGAATCCATCCTTATGTTATGCAAGAGTTAGGATATCTTAAGTTTCCCAAATATTGTGTTACAACTCCCATTCTCTCCAAATATCCATGTTGACTGGGACTTGTGAGAGACGGAATCCAATATCTGGAGAGCTTCAGGTTCTCCATGTTTGTGTTGGACACTCACCGCATCCCTGGCGTCTCCTGCAAACATGAAGGCATCCATCGTGAACTGGAGAGAATCTGCTCTGGGTCTCGGAGACACAAAGGCGGAGCTGGAGGCATCTGATCGCCCATCAACCAAACATCTAGAGAAAACATAGAGTGAGATAACTTCATAAAGTGGGTCTGAAGCTTCAAAAATCAGCACAACTCAAGAAAAAACCATGGAAACATGAATGTATCTTACCCATTGTAGTCAACAATAGTATATCGGGGAGAGGAGGTTATGTCTGGGCTCAAAGTGGCCACACAATGGTCAACGAAGAGCCGCAAGGCTACATGGTTGTCTGTCTTCACGTTGGCCTGGATGTGCATGGCTTCTCCAAGCTGGTACCTGTTTGAGGTTCTCTCTGCACTCCAGTCTCCTAGGAAAGTGTTGATAGATAGTATCCATAGATACCACAAATGTTCTCATGAGTGGGGAATGTCTGTGAATCTAAAGGACATAGCCATGGCAATCTGGGATATTATCATATTTATGAATTTCCAATTCCCATAATGGTTGGGAATGGGTAGCCAGGGACTCAGCTAAGGTTCGCTGCTGTCTCCCTGTAGGTAGGGAAAATAAATCACAGCCTGTCAGTCAATGTTGATCCCAgggtaaactacatctcccactatGGTGcatcagtcccctcaaactcctccagtagcttgagttggtcatgggggctctgtgtgccaagtttggtccaggtccagtatcagtggaggtcacagtttctctggttgtgagtgaactacaactcccagaaaggaaggtcaatcccccccccccacccccaaacccctccagtaatcaaattttgttgtatcaggtctgtgtgctaagtttggtccagatccatcagtgtttgggttcacagtgctctctggatgtaagtgaactacaactcctccaaatcaaggtaaagggagaggcagtgagcaGGGATTCCAcaacaatggagagagaaagaaacactgggatgcctgtggtggaggaaacacatacaatctaggaggaaattgtccctgtatgaatgCCTTTATAAGGCTGGTGGGCAGTGTGGGGACTCTGGAGGACATTGGCatggctcttggacatgtttacggtGCTCACTATTACCTGCAATgttattggagggagggccattggtgtcccctgagtagtgggagctgtaGCTGTTTGTGGAGACAGGAGCTTATCTGTGTAAGAGGACATCCCAGTCACACACTAGCAAAGTTTACAAGAGAGGCAgtaggtggggtcatgcaaattctgcACCAATGAGTAGAggcagaaacactgggatgccagtggtggaggaaaaaaaaacacctgtgTAAGAGGGCACCCCAGTTGCAGACTGGCAAagtataggaaagggttatgggagaggcagtgggcggggtgatgcaaattccacaccaatggagagagaaagaaacactgggatgtctgtggtggaggaaacacataaaatatagggGAAAATTGTTCCCGAATGAATGCCTTTACTAGGGTGGTAGGCAGTGTGGTGTCTGTGGAGGacgttggcagggctcttggacatattTACGGCACCccctataacctgcaatgttattggagggagggcctttggggtctcctgaggagtgggagctatagctgatTGTGGAGCttatctgtgtaagtggacaccccagccacatactcacacacatattttcacttttatatgtgtatagatagattattATAGATTATTTACTGTAGTGATTTCTATTTTTTGGATCAAAAATTGGGTTTCTGTTAATCTACGGGCTCAAGGTTTATGGAAGCAGGATGGAGGGGTCACTGACTCCACACCCTATGAGTGTTTCTTCACTTCTTGCCTCCACCTTGTTGTCACCTACCATTCATGAGTTGCAAGGAGAAGGCCAACTTCTGTTCAGAAGAAATTGTAGAGCTGAAGGGAATCCAGGTGGGTCTGATGGCTTTACTGCTCACGTTGTCTTTCCTGAAACAGGTAAAAGCAAGTCACTTCTATAGAACCAGAGcgggaagggatctagtccaacTTGCTAtctgtagttctcaacctggtgtgcccagatgtttttggccttcaattcccagaaatctcaacagctggtaaactggctgggatttctgggagttataggccaaaaacatctggggaccccaggttgagaaccactgaaagcatttcatacaatcctagagttggaagagacctggtgggccatcatccagtccaaccccattctgccaagaagcaggaaaattgcatgcaaagcaccccccgacagatggccatccaacctctacttcaaagcctccaaaggaggagcctccaccacactccatggcagagagctCCACCGCAGAACAgatctcatagttaggaagttcatccatccatccatggatagcatagggaagggttaacacccctatagaatcctagagttggaagagacctcatgggccatcatccagtccaaccccattctgccaagaagcaggaaaattgctttcgaagcacccctgacagatggccatccagactctgcttcaaaacctccaaaaaaggagcctccaccacactctggggcagagggttccattgctgaacagttctcacagtcaggaagttcttcctaatgttcaggtggaatctcctttcttgtagtttgaggccattgctctattgcatcctagtctccagagcagcagaaaacaagcttgctccctcctcctccctctcacctcttgatccatggccctcatcatgtctcctctcagccttctcttcttcagcctaaacatgcccagctctttcagccactcctcacagggcttgttctacagacccttgatcatttgagttgccctcctctggacacattccagcttgtcaatatccctcttcagttgtggtgcccagaattggacacagtgtgattcgaGGTAAAgtggtccaaccaaggcagaatagagcatggggagcatgacttccctggacctaggcactagactcctcttgatacaggccaaaatccctttggcacTTGCATGGACCAAGCCTTTTTGATAGCAAAGGACTTCCACTCACCTTGGGTAGTGACACTCAATTGGAACCTCAGCTGAACTGGTTCGGACGATAACGGGGCGATTCCCAAGATTCGGGCGATAGTAGAGGGTTATGCTATAGACCAGAAAGTCTGAGGTCatctggaaagaaaaaggaagaggatgaAAAGATGACTTTAAATCTGGCTCCCTCTCtacaagagttgaatgaaaagtaatgccttcaccttcgtaactcctcaacagatggtagtactggtatggggcagtactggcttgttcagtagactctcctctacagttccagtttggctggaagccttagcattgaacagttgtgttgttaaagtgcaaattatgaaccctgcgcagacggtcggtcaatgcgacttaagcaacgtgcagtcattgaattcttgacagcagacagtgtcacccaaaggagattcatcagagaattcaAGCTGTtcgtggtgattgtgttgatgtgagtactgtgcatcgttgggcgagagagtttaaagatgttgaggtgacaccttctgctgtcaagaattcaatgactgcacgttgcttaagtcgcattgaccgaccgtctgcacagggttccatacttcacactttaacaacacaactgttcaatgctaaggcttcctgccaaaatggaactgtagaggagagtctactgaacaagccagtccctgccacataccagtacagccatctgttgaggagttacaaaggtggaggcattacttttcattcaaccctcgtacttcacactttaagaacacaaccattcaatactaaggtttcctgccaaaatggaactgtagaggagagtctactgaacaagccagtccctgccgcataccagtacagccatctgttgaggagttactaagatggaggcattacttttcattcaatcattGTACACCTGATTCACTCCCCAATATCAAGCCATAACTTCCATCAGCAGTGAAGGAGCTCTAGTGTTACTCAATTACAGGTACCCAAACCCCTCTCCAGTGGCCATGCTCTTTGGGGCTGATGGAAGTTACCTATCAGCCCCAAAGATTATGGCCAGTGGAGAGGAGTTTTGGTACCTAGAGTCTTAAAAAATGGCATGAGAACAGGTTTCTCCAACCATTTGTTCTTCATTGTTTGATGTCATTATTCTTCATTGTTTGGGAAAGCATCAGTATCAAGATATCATATTGCTTTTATATAATCATTCTGCTATATTACATAAATGTACCTGTTATGAAagccaatgtgatgcagtggaTAGAGTATCAGAGTATTCGTTTCCACGGCAGAAcagaaatttgaaccctggtttatataatatatataatataaaactttatttataccccaccaccatctccccaaggggactccgagcggcttacatgaagccaagcccgacaacacaacaaaagacaaaaagcacaattaatataaatataaatcacatataaaacaataacacgcaaggatttaaaaacctatgtccgggccaaatttaaaaaataaacgctgggcatgaacagaggtaggatgtatctagagcagtgtttctctacctgggggtcgggacccctgggggggtcacaaggaggtatcagaggggtcgccacagACCATCAAAaactacagtattttctgttggtcatgtgggttctgagtgggaagtttggccaaattctatcgtcggtgaggttcagaatgtcttttgattgtaggtgaactataaatcccactaaatacaactcccaaatgtcaaagtcctcccccccccccccccaaattccatctgtgttcatatttgggcacatggaatattcgtgccaagtttggtccaaatccatcattgtttgagtccacagtgctctctggatctcggtgaaggtcaatgcccacaaaacccttccagtattttatgttggttgtgggagttctgtgtgccaagttgggttcaattccatcattggtggagctcagaaagctctttgattgtaggtgaactataaatcccagcaaccacaactctcaaatgtcaaggtctattttccccaaacgcgaccagtgttcaaattggggcatattgagaattgggccaaacctcccacacagaacccccatgtgggccacagcaatgcgtggcaggggacggctagtaacataataaaaatcaaaaaacaaagggCGGGCCAGATACACGAGATAAAATGTTAAGACCCTGGGTGAGAGAGTGTATTTGTGAGGAAGTGGCCCAAGAAGGGGAGTAATGGGGTTTGCCCTTTATTAAGGGCAGGGGAAATGCATCATGAGGATACCTTTATAGTTTTCTTATAATTTTACAATACGTCTCCTACTGAAATATTCAATCctgttaaaatatatatacattggaaggggatggggtggggaggagggTTCAAAAAGAATTATCCAGAATTATAAGCTGTTAAGGGTGTATGAATTCTTCAGGGATACTAGCATTGGTTACTTTCCCACTGggagtaaagtaaaggtaaatgtttcccaacattaagtccagtcgtgtccgactctggaggttggggctcatctccatatctaagccaaagagctggtgttgtccatagacacctcctagttcatgtggttagcatgactgcatggagcgccgttacctaccCACCGGAgaggtacatattgatctactcacatttgcatgttttcaaactgctaggtaggcagaagctggggctaactgcagggGCTCACCAGCTTCTTGAAtccaaactgccaacttttcggtcagcaagttcaacagtttaacctgctgcaccaccccAAGGGTCCCTGTGAGCAAAACAGTGAAAGAACAAGACCAAGAAAGGCAGTGAACATACCTGCAAGGTGCTTCCACACTCATGGAGCCCAATGTCAAAGATTACGGTGTCCTCAGAGGCATCAATGGAGGTGGGCTGGCAGCCCAAGGAGCCCAGGGTCAGATCAGTCGCTTGGATGAGCCTCCCTGTGCCAAAAAGGTCCCTGCTGACCGTCACCACCACTTCAGCCTCCCCACACTGGACCGTCACTGGTTTCAAGCTGGATAAAGCCCTGGGCTGGGAGACATCCACCCAAGCCCAAGGGGAGGCCCGAGCCAAAGAAGGGCCATAGACCTGCTCTGGGGGTGGGACATCTCTGGAAAAAGATCCCCAGGATAAATCCTCCTGGGAAAAGTCCCACGGATTGAAAGGATCTGCCCCACtgaggacaaggaggaggaagaaaaaaacttGAAGACCACAGGAGAAACCCATTCTGGTATCCAGGTTCAAGAATCTACAGAAACCAccttgggagaccagggtttataTCCTGCGGGTCAACAACCTCTCCCTTCACAGCTGCCTTGTGTTACAACCATGAGACAATGCTGGCCTTCTGCAATGAGACTCAGGTGACTACAAGGTCAGTTATGGAGTTCTGGGACCTTATCCTGAAAACAGTTTGAAGCCTGACAGCATCAGGAGAACATCAGTTGTCTTCTCCTagcacagtgattctcaacctggggtccccagatgttttgggccttcaactgactgggatttctgggagttgtgggccaaaaacatctggggaacccaggttgaggaccactgcaacACCATCTCACTTGGAGATCTGCAAATAATTGAGTGCAGGGGTTTGAGGGACTACAGATACCCAAATCCCTCTGCCTTGCCTAGCTAGCCACTCCCAGCCCAATGTCCTCCAGATATTAGCAATACTGATGGAAGTGGAAAGGAAAAAGgttgagaaaaggaaaaaggaaaaggaaaggaaaaaggttgagaaacattgctccagTGACACCTGGAagtcagcggggggggggggggggggaggcaatgtaatatcattggggagggagttccatagctgaggggtcaccactgtgaaggccctgtctctcgtcctcaccagtcgtgcctgcgaagggggtgggaccgagagcagagcctccctggcagatcttaatgctctagatcagtgtttctccaccCCGGGGTCGGAACGCCAGGGGGGATCACAAggggggtctcagaggggtcgccaaagaccatcgaaaaacacatatttctgatggtcttaggaacccttttgccAGAGAAGGTTGATCTctccgtctgtccttctcttcctttatggtgctggtgaactacaactcccagaattcaaaaacagcccccctccAATACCACAAGTATTCAGTGTTGactatgtaggtagtgtgccaattttggtgcagatccattgtgggctgggttcagcgtgctctttgtaggtgaactataaatcccagcaactacaactcccaaatgtcaatgtctgttttccccaaactctaccatttgggcagattgagcattcgtgccaagtttggtccagatccatcattgtttgagtccacactgctctccggttgtaggtgaacgacaactccaaaacccaaggtgaAAGCCCACCAAATCCTGGTGTCTTTAGGGCTTTTAGGTGTCTCCTGGGCATACTATATATATTAAAGCGCTTATTGTGATCCAGATTGCTTGCTCTATTGAAACATTAGGCCAAGCTTGTATCCATATCAATGCCATTCAGCTAAGAACTCCCTCCTCCATTCAAATGCTCAGCAGCTTTTTGTGGCTTTGATGAAACCCCTGCCTCCCCACTTGGTCTTTTAATTGCTCTGTATGACTGTCTTTGTGGATGAACTGTTCTCCCCATTCCCATCCTTTGAAAGCAGTTCTATTCCAGTTGATACTTGCCTCCAaagaaaacaatggcaaaccaccttgAGTACCTTGAGTACTCCTTGcagaagaaaaccccatgaaaggcATAGGGTTCtcataagttgacaggtaacCTGAAGATACACACCAACCACCCATTGGGGgatgtatctgtgtatatatatcacCACAAAGGTTGTGAAAACCACCTTCAAGTGTTGTGAGTGATGGATTAGTAGGCTCTGGGAGACCAGTTTGATTCAGCTATGGGacacccattgggtgactttgggaagTTACTCTCAAACATGgaggacaaatcttgccaagaaacctccATGATAGGGTCTAGAATCattccccatgttgtttaacatctacaatccaaggttacaccattaagctgtattaaaatgggtttatatatctctggaatgaccagggtgggacaaagaactcttgtctgctggagctagttgtgaatgtttcaactgaccaccttgatttgacATTGTTGTGCACCTTGAAGTTGTATCAGAGTCCTGGGATTAATAGACTACATCCAATCAGATTTTAGTGAATGCCACATGATCTTGAGAGATGGTCCAATTCCACATCACTACATAAGAAAAGTCTTCAGAACAATTTATTCAGAACTACTTTTTAATACAACATGGCAACAagcaagaaacaaacaaaaaaacggAAGAACGTACTATGTATAGAGAGATACAGCTTGTTTGCTatagagaaaatgaaaaaaaggagGAGCCAGTCAAGTGTGGGTGCCAATTGATCCTGGGGTGAAGGATGGGAAGTATCCGGGAAGACTTTTTTAGTACAAACAATATACTAAGGTTTTGTCACCTTAGTATATTGTTGATATTAATGTGACAAACCCTtagtataaacaataaacaatgctTCCTTCAAATGGAGCATCACCAGAATGTAAACAATGGACAAAGCACATCGTTTCAGGTGTTGCTGGGACTGCAGGACCCATCAGCCCTGGATACTGGTGAGCAATGCTAGCAGAGCTGTGGTTCAGCAACATCAGAATGGCCTCACCTTACTGACCCTTGCTTCAAACCTTCAGGAAAGGGAGATGGAATGAGGCTTATTTTTGCAAACTCtgaatcctccaggtgttttggacctccgCTCCCAGAATCTTTGATCATTGGCCAAAgtggctgaggcttctgggagttgatgtccaaaacacttgaagttTGGGAATTAATGGAATAAGGCATTTGCAGTATTGAGTATGACATGTTCCTCATTCCGACCTCTCCCTTACTAATTGTGGCAACACAGAAAGTTCAACAAGACAAGGGATGGAACACAACTGACCTTTGGAATTGCAGCTCTCATCCTCCATTGCCATTGGCTATGGACAGGACATGAAGGTCCCACCCCCTAACTAAAAATCCCACTTGGATTGTACCCAGTTTCCAGCAGACTTCCTTACTATATCCTCCCATAATATCTTCAAGGGAGCCACTACTACCACAAGGAAGTATTTGCAGGCTTCAACCTAGTGATAATTTGGACATCACACACAACctctctctagatcagtggttcccaacctttgtacctccaggtgttttggacttcagctcccaccgttcctaacagctagtaagctgactgggatttctgggagttgaagtccaaaacacttggaggcccaaaggttgggaaccacagttctagaccaatggttctcaatctgtgggtccccatatgttttggccttcaactcccagaaatccaaacagctgtaaactggctgggattcctgggagttgtagtccaaaatacctggggacccatggattgagaaccactggtctagttggAAAACAAGACTGGCCCAACTATGATGTACAGTGAGAAATGGCTCCCAATGTGATGCATCTCAACAGGTTCTCAGGGTCTTAGAAGACCACTTCTTCCATGGCTTCCAGTTCCAtcccctgtcccccccccccccccccacttaaatACTATATATTTATACCCAAGGTTTCTTCCAAACTCTTAAAGTTCTCTTCTCTCTACAACTGTATGGAACCCAAAATGAAGGTAGACATCCTCTCCCTTTCGCCGACCATGTATGTTGTGATTTTAAATGCCAGCAAGACCCATTCTGAAAAAATGCAATGTCTATGCTGTAGAGAAAGTTTTAAGAAGTGTtttaaagacatatttaaaagaTCTAACCTAGATATATAAAAAAGAACACTGTACATAATGATGATAAGGTCTGGATGATGAAGACTTCTCCAGGATGGTCCAAACCTCAATATCTACCTGCTCTAAAAGTAATGATAGAACAGAATCCAGTTG
This genomic window from Anolis sagrei isolate rAnoSag1 chromosome 9, rAnoSag1.mat, whole genome shotgun sequence contains:
- the LOC132762682 gene encoding zona pellucida sperm-binding protein 3-like — its product is MGFSCGLQVFFFLLLVLSGADPFNPWDFSQEDLSWGSFSRDVPPPEQVYGPSLARASPWAWVDVSQPRALSSLKPVTVQCGEAEVVVTVSRDLFGTGRLIQATDLTLGSLGCQPTSIDASEDTVIFDIGLHECGSTLQMTSDFLVYSITLYYRPNLGNRPVIVRTSSAEVPIECHYPRKDNVSSKAIRPTWIPFSSTISSEQKLAFSLQLMNGDWSAERTSNRYQLGEAMHIQANVKTDNHVALRLFVDHCVATLSPDITSSPRYTIVDYNGCLVDGRSDASSSAFVSPRPRADSLQFTMDAFMFAGDARDAIYITCHLKVTAADQAPDALNKACSFNRASNRWLPVEGTSDVCGCCEAGNCGLPQGQYGMSQAWWVGAGGRVQRDVSSVDDDPPAEKIEADVVLGPVILDDPKTLLPHPEAQGRMALMAKGIRAKFVFIMLGLTIATTLLALASVTLVLVLVCKKSRTQLNCDLS